Part of the Microbulbifer salipaludis genome is shown below.
AGCTGCTGCAGTCGCAGCTGGCGCTGGCGCGCCTGGATGACCGTATCGCCGAGTTGGATGGGGAAATCAGTCGCGCCCGCGGTGACCTCAGCCGCTGGATTGGCAATGCCGCGTGGCAGCCCCTGAACCCGGAGCCGCCGGCCTGGCGGGACACCCGCGACTGGCTCGCGGCACAGACCCTGCCGGTGCCACTGGCCGTCGTCGAGCCGCATCCCCTGATCGCCGCAAGCAGCGCGCAGGTCGCGGCGGAGCGGGTGAATGTGGCACTCGCGGAGGAAGCCTACAAGCCCCAGTTCGGGGTCGACGTCAGCTATGGCCAGCGCGAGCGCACCCCGATGAGTGATGGCTCGGACTTCGCCAGCGTGATGGTCACCTTTGACCTGCCCCTGTTCCGCCACAACCGCCAGGATCGCCGTGTTGCTGCCAGCCGCGCGCGGGAAAGTGTGGGCATCCTGCAGCGCCAGAACCTGTTGCAGCAGATGCACGCGCAGCTGAACGGTGCGGTGGCCATGGCGCAGACCCTGCAGCGCCGTCGCGCCGAGTACCAGGGCGAATTACTGGCTCAGGCCGAGGCCACCGCCGACGCGGTGCTCAAGGGCTACGCCAGCAATACCGCCGACCTGGAAGCGGTGATCGCCGCGCGTATGGATGCCATCGAGGCGCAGATCAGCGCCGCCCGTCTCACTTACGGTTATTTCCGTGCGGTGGCCCGTATTCGCTATTTCCGCGCCATCGAAAGCCACGCCTCTGCAACCCGTGACAACGGCAAATAAACAGCGGTCCGTAACCTTATGAACAAAGTAATGATGTCTGTCCTGGCCATACTCGCGCTGGTACTGGGTGTGTTGATCGGGCGCGGTCTGTCTTCCGGAGGTGATTCCGCAGGCAGTGCCGCCGGGGAAAAGAAAATCCTCTACTGGGTGGCCCCCATGGACCCCAACTACCGCCGCGACGGCCCGGGAAAATCGCCCATGGGTATGGATCTGGTACCGGTTTACGAGGGGGAGCAAAGTGCTTCCGCACCGGGCACGGTGACCATTGCGCCGCAGGTGGAGAACAACCTGGGCGTGCGCACCGCACCGGCGGAAAAAGGCCCGCTCACTACCCGCGTGGATACCGTGGGGCTGGTGCAGCTGGATGAAGACAAACTGCACCATGTGCACACCCGGCTCAGCGGCTGGATTCACAAAAGCTGGGTAAAGGCGGTGGGCGATCATGTGAAAAAGGACCAGCCGCTGGTGGAGATCTATTCGCCGGAGCTGGTGAAGGCCCAGAGTGAACTGGTTGCCGCGCTGGAGAGCGGTAACACCACCCTGATCGAGGCCACCCGTGAGCGCCTGAACAGCCTCGGGGTACCGCCGGAGCAGGTGCGCGAGGTGAGCCGCTCGCGCCGGGTCAGTCAGAACATCACCCTGTATGCCCCGGCCGATGGTTACGTGAATGAGTTTGCCGCACGCGACGGCATGTACATCACCCCCGCCACCACCCTGATGAGCATTGGCCCGCTGGAAACCGTGTGGGTGGAGGGCGAGCTGTTCCCCAAGCAGGGCACCCAGATTCAGGTGGGGGACACCGCCACCGTGCAGGGGGAATTTGCCCCGGGCCGCAGCTGGCGCGGCGAGCTGGTGCACATATTGCCGGACCTGGATCCCGAGACCCGCACCCTGCGCGTTCGGGTGCTGGTGAATAACCCGGACAAATCCCTGCGCCCGGGCATGTTCGTGCGCCTGCAACTGGAGGGCCCGCAGGTGGACACCCTCACGGTGCCGCGCAGCGCACTGATCCGCACCGGTGACATGGACCGCGTGGTGATTGCCGAGGGCGAAGGCCGCTACCGCTCGGTGCGGGTGCGCGCCGGGCGCGAGCTGGATGACCGGGTGGAAATCCTCGCCGGTATTGAGCCGGGCACCCGGGTGGTGACCTCGGCCCAGTTCCTGCTCGATTCGGAATCGAGTATCAGCGCGGACCTGACGCGCATTGCCGGTGAAAAGAGCGCGAATGGAAGTGAAAGCACGCAAAATTCAGACAACCCCTGGGCCGAGGCGCGGGTGTTGAGTATGCCCGACGACAACCACTACGCGCGCCTCGAGCACGGTCCGGTGGCCGCCTGGGACTGGCCCGGCATGGTGATGGGGTTTTATGTGGCCGAAGCCGCGCAGCATGGGCTGCGCGCAGCACTGACCAGCGGGGCGCCGATCATGGTGCAGCTGCGCAAGCGCGAAGATGGCAAGTTTGAAGTGATCGCCACCCGCGCCATGGCCAGTGGCCCGACCGACGACGGCGCGATGGATCACGGTGAGATGGACCATTCGCAGATGGATCATGGGGAGAAGGATCACGGGTCGATGAACCATGACCACATGAACCACGACCCGCAGCAGGAGCCGGTGAAATGATCACACGCATCATCCACTGGTCCCTGCACAACCGCGCGCTGGTGCTGATCGGTGCGCTGGCCCTGACGTTAGCGGGCCTCTACAGCCTGCGCCATACGCCGGTAGACGCGCTGCCGGACCTGTCCGATGTGCAGGTGATCGTCAAAACCAGCTACCCCGGCCAGGCGCCGCAGGTGGTGGAGGACCAGGTCACCTATCCGCTCACCACCGCCATGCTGAGCGTGCCTGGGGCGCATACGGTGCGCGGTTACTCGTTTTTCGGCGACTCCTACGTTTACGTCATTTTCGACGACGATGTCGACCTGTACTGGGCCAGATCCCGCGTTCTCGAATACCTGAGCCAGGTGGCGCCGCGCCTGCCCGCAGCCGCCAGCCCGGAGCTGGGGCCCGACGCCACCGGGGTGGGCTGGGTCTACAGCTATACCCTGGTGGATCGCAGCGGCAAGCACGATCTGGCGCAGCTGCGCTCGCTGCAGGACTGGTTCCTGAAGTACGAGCTGCAGACCCTGCCCGGGGTTTCCGAGGTGGCCACGGTGGGCGGCATGGTGCGCCAGTACCAGGTGCAGGTAGACCCCCTGCGGCTGCGTGCCTACGACCTGACCCTGGCGCAGGTGCAGGCGGCCATCGAGCGCGGCAACCGGGAATCCGGTGCCTCGGTGGTGGAAATGGCGGAAGCCGAGTATATGGTGCGCGCCAGCGGCTATATCCAGAGCGTCGAGGACCTGCGCCAGCTGCCGCTGATGGTAAACAAGAGCGGCACGCCGCTGCTGTTGCGGGATGTGGCGGATGTGCATCTGGGGCCGCAAATGCGCCGCGGGCTGTCGGAACTCGACGGCGAGGGTGAGGCCGTGGGCGGGGTGATCGTGATGCGCTTCGGCGAGAACGCGCGCGCGGTGATCGATCGCGTGCGCGCGCGGCTGGACGAGCTGCAGCGCAGCCTGCCGCAGGGTGTGGAAATCGTGCCCACCTACGACCGCAGCGAGCTGATCGACAGCGCGGTGGATAACCTGTGGCACAAGTTGCTGCAGGAATTCATTGTGGTGGCGCTGGTATGTGCCCTGTTCCTGTTCCACCTGCGCTCGTCCCTGGTAATCGCCATCAGCCTGCCGCTGGGGATCATCGGTGCCTTTGTGGTGATGCACCTGCAGGGCATTAACGCCAACATCATGAGCCTCGGCGGCATCGCCATCGCCATCGGTGCGATGGTGGATGGCGCCATCGTGATGATCGAGAATCTGCACAAGCACATGGAGCGCAACCCGCGCTACGATTCACTGTCCCCGGAGGCGCGCTGGAAGGTGGTGGGCGAGGCCGCCAGCGAAGTGGGCCCGCCGCTGTTCTTCAGCCTGCTGATCATCACCCTCAGCTTCCTGCCGGTGTTTGCCCTGGAGGGCCAGGAGGGGCGGCTGTTTGCGCCACTGGCCTACACCAAGACCTACGCCATGGCAGTAGCCGCCGGCCTCGCCATTACCCTGGTGCCGGTGCTGATGGGCTACCTGGTGCGCGGCGGGGTCAAGCCGGAACAGGCCAACCCCATCAACCGCGCCTTTGCCGCCGCCTA
Proteins encoded:
- a CDS encoding efflux RND transporter permease subunit codes for the protein MITRIIHWSLHNRALVLIGALALTLAGLYSLRHTPVDALPDLSDVQVIVKTSYPGQAPQVVEDQVTYPLTTAMLSVPGAHTVRGYSFFGDSYVYVIFDDDVDLYWARSRVLEYLSQVAPRLPAAASPELGPDATGVGWVYSYTLVDRSGKHDLAQLRSLQDWFLKYELQTLPGVSEVATVGGMVRQYQVQVDPLRLRAYDLTLAQVQAAIERGNRESGASVVEMAEAEYMVRASGYIQSVEDLRQLPLMVNKSGTPLLLRDVADVHLGPQMRRGLSELDGEGEAVGGVIVMRFGENARAVIDRVRARLDELQRSLPQGVEIVPTYDRSELIDSAVDNLWHKLLQEFIVVALVCALFLFHLRSSLVIAISLPLGIIGAFVVMHLQGINANIMSLGGIAIAIGAMVDGAIVMIENLHKHMERNPRYDSLSPEARWKVVGEAASEVGPPLFFSLLIITLSFLPVFALEGQEGRLFAPLAYTKTYAMAVAAGLAITLVPVLMGYLVRGGVKPEQANPINRAFAAAYRPALELAIRHPRWVIVAALVLLASSLYPLSRTGSEFMPPLDEGDLMYMPSTHPGISIGKARELLQQTDKMIMQVPEVAQVWGKMGRAETATDPAPLTMVETIIRFKPRDQWREGMTPEKLRAELDAAVQLPGVTNAWVMPIKTRIDMLATGIKTPVGIKIAGADLHQIEQIGTRLEGLLPAVPGTASVFAERVEGGRYIDIDIDRTAAARYGLNIQDVQTVIDTAVGGKKVGETVEGLERYPINLRYPQAWRDSPERLRGLPLVAPNGTHLTLGDVATIEVQSGPPMIKTENARPNGWVYIDIRDRDLGSWVAEAQQLVAAQLDLPPGYSLAWSGQYEYMERARERLGLLLPITLGIIVLLLYFSFRHWGEVLVIMGTLPLALIGGLWLLYWLGYNLSVAVGVGFIALAGVAVEIGVIMLVYLNQAWQQTLADCDIADRKPVLDDLRNAIRAGAGQRMRPVLMTTATVFIGLVPVMIGSGVGSEVMQRIAAPMVGGMVSAMLLTLVVLPAVYRLWKARGL
- a CDS encoding TolC family protein → MGYALRALGPLAPALLVCAFALPAQAQLSLESAVQLAREQDPQTAAAIAAAEATAETAVADSQWGDPELKLGIANLPTDSFAFDDQPMTQKVIGIRQKLPRGASAALAGERGALAAEAGFAAAADMALALERDVGLAFLTLSEQLRVRELLMENRRWMQELVGYNRARLASAQIQSQQLLQSQLALARLDDRIAELDGEISRARGDLSRWIGNAAWQPLNPEPPAWRDTRDWLAAQTLPVPLAVVEPHPLIAASSAQVAAERVNVALAEEAYKPQFGVDVSYGQRERTPMSDGSDFASVMVTFDLPLFRHNRQDRRVAASRARESVGILQRQNLLQQMHAQLNGAVAMAQTLQRRRAEYQGELLAQAEATADAVLKGYASNTADLEAVIAARMDAIEAQISAARLTYGYFRAVARIRYFRAIESHASATRDNGK
- a CDS encoding efflux RND transporter periplasmic adaptor subunit, which translates into the protein MMSVLAILALVLGVLIGRGLSSGGDSAGSAAGEKKILYWVAPMDPNYRRDGPGKSPMGMDLVPVYEGEQSASAPGTVTIAPQVENNLGVRTAPAEKGPLTTRVDTVGLVQLDEDKLHHVHTRLSGWIHKSWVKAVGDHVKKDQPLVEIYSPELVKAQSELVAALESGNTTLIEATRERLNSLGVPPEQVREVSRSRRVSQNITLYAPADGYVNEFAARDGMYITPATTLMSIGPLETVWVEGELFPKQGTQIQVGDTATVQGEFAPGRSWRGELVHILPDLDPETRTLRVRVLVNNPDKSLRPGMFVRLQLEGPQVDTLTVPRSALIRTGDMDRVVIAEGEGRYRSVRVRAGRELDDRVEILAGIEPGTRVVTSAQFLLDSESSISADLTRIAGEKSANGSESTQNSDNPWAEARVLSMPDDNHYARLEHGPVAAWDWPGMVMGFYVAEAAQHGLRAALTSGAPIMVQLRKREDGKFEVIATRAMASGPTDDGAMDHGEMDHSQMDHGEKDHGSMNHDHMNHDPQQEPVK